Genomic window (Mycolicibacterium smegmatis):
AACGATCCGGTGACCCTGTGGAACGGCACGGGCGACGAGTTGCGCTGGAACGTGCCCACGCTGTACGGCCACGTCATCGACGGGCTCACCCGGGCCGGACGCGACTGCGACAGCCTGGTCGGCGTCGGCGTGGACTCGTGGGCCGTCGACTACGGTCTGCTGCGCGAAGGACGGCTGCTGTCGCTGCCGATGCACTACCGCGACGCGCGCACCGCTCGTGGCGTCGAGTTGGTGCACGATGTCCTGGACGCACCGGAGCTCTACCGGCGCAACGGGATCCAGTTCCTGCCGTTCAACACCGTGTACCAGCTTGCCGCCGAGCGGGCGAGCGGCCTGCTCGACCTCGCCGACACCGTGTTGCTGGTGCCCGACCTGCTGACGTATTGGCTCACCGGTCAGCGCGTGGCCGAGCGCACCAACGCCTCGACCACGGGACTGCTGGCGTTGGACGGCACCTGGGACCGGGACCTGATGACCCGGTTGGACCTGCCGCACACGTTGTTCCCGCCCATCGTGGAGGCGGGCAGTCGCTGCGGCCCGCTGTTGCCGAGCGTCGCCCGACAGATCGGGCTGACCGGCAAGGCCGGCGCCGAGGTGGTGTCGGTGGCCTCCCATGACACCGCGTCGGCCGTCGCGGCCATCCCGATGGATCCCGATCACGCGGCCTACATATCGTGCGGCACATGGGGACTGGTGGGCGTCGAGCTGGGCCGTCAGGTGGCCACCGATGCCGCCCGCGAGGCGAACTTCACCAACGAGGTTGGCGCCGACCAGCGGATCCGATTCCTGCACAACGTGATGGGTCTGTGGCTGCTGAGCGAGACCCTCCGGCAGTACGAGCGCGACGGCCACGACGTCGATCTCGCCGACCTGCTGGCCGGTGCCGCGCAGGCACCCGCGCCGCCCGTGGTGTTCGACACCGACGATCCGCGGTTCTTGCCACCGGGGGATCTGCCGGCGCGCATCAGCGCCTGGTATGTCGAGCGGGGACACACCCCGCCCGCGGATCCCGTGCAGATGGTGCGTGCGATCCTGGAGAGCCTCGCCGCGGCATTCGCGTCGGCGGTCTGCACGGCCGCCGAGCTCTCCGGCGTCGACGTGCGGACGGTGCACATGGTCGGCGGTGGATCCCAGAACGAGTTGCTGTGCCAGCTGACGGCCGACCGGATCGGGATGCCGCTGCTGGCAGGGCCGGTGGAGGCCACAGCCCTGGGCAACGTACTGCTCACGGCCCGCGCGCGGCACGTCATCAGCGGCGACCTGGCGAGTTTGCGTGCACGCGTCGCGCAGTGGTTCCCCCCGCGGCGCTACCTTCCCCGAACCAGCCGTACCACTGCCATGGTGTGATGTACCCGTGGTGAGCATGCGAGAGGTAGCTGCCGCGGCCTCGGTGTCGGTGGGCACGGTGTCCAACGTGCTCAACGCGCCGGACAAAGTCGCACCGGCAACAGTGGCGCGGGTGCAGGCGGCCATCGACAAGCTGGGGTTCGTGCGCAACGACGCGGCGCGTCAGCTCAAGGCAGGCCGCTCGCGCAGCGTCGGACTCGTGGTGCTGGACATCGGCAACCCCTTCTTCACCGACATCGCCCGCGCCGCGGAGCGTCGTGCCGGCGAGCACAACCTCACAGTGCTGCTCGGGACGTCCGACGACGACGCCACCCGTGAGCGCGCGTACGTCGACGCGTTCGACGAACAACGCGTGTACGGGCTGCTGGTGTCGCCGGTGGGCGAGGATCTCAACCGCCTTGTCGCACTGCGTGAGCGGGGCACTCCCGTGGTGCTCGTCGACCGTGACGGCGGCGGCACCCCGTTCGACTCGGTCGCCGTGGACGACGTCGCGGGCGGCTGTCTGGCCGTGCAGCACCTGTGCGCCACCGGCCGCCGGAAGATCGCGTTCGTGGGCGGCCCGGGAACGCTGCGCCAGATCCGTGACCGCCGCCGCGGCGCGGCCGACGCCGTGGGGCGGACCCCAGGCGCGACGCTGGAGATCATCGACACCGACGCGCCGAGCGTGCTGGCCGGCCGGGCCGTCGGTGAACAACTGCGCCGACGCGCCCGCCAGGACCGGCCGGACGCGGTCTTCTGTGCCAACGACCTGCTCGCCAT
Coding sequences:
- a CDS encoding rhamnulokinase, giving the protein MSAIQVAAVDLGATSGRVMVADIDGDRLDMRTVARFPNDPVTLWNGTGDELRWNVPTLYGHVIDGLTRAGRDCDSLVGVGVDSWAVDYGLLREGRLLSLPMHYRDARTARGVELVHDVLDAPELYRRNGIQFLPFNTVYQLAAERASGLLDLADTVLLVPDLLTYWLTGQRVAERTNASTTGLLALDGTWDRDLMTRLDLPHTLFPPIVEAGSRCGPLLPSVARQIGLTGKAGAEVVSVASHDTASAVAAIPMDPDHAAYISCGTWGLVGVELGRQVATDAAREANFTNEVGADQRIRFLHNVMGLWLLSETLRQYERDGHDVDLADLLAGAAQAPAPPVVFDTDDPRFLPPGDLPARISAWYVERGHTPPADPVQMVRAILESLAAAFASAVCTAAELSGVDVRTVHMVGGGSQNELLCQLTADRIGMPLLAGPVEATALGNVLLTARARHVISGDLASLRARVAQWFPPRRYLPRTSRTTAMV
- a CDS encoding LacI family DNA-binding transcriptional regulator; translation: MREVAAAASVSVGTVSNVLNAPDKVAPATVARVQAAIDKLGFVRNDAARQLKAGRSRSVGLVVLDIGNPFFTDIARAAERRAGEHNLTVLLGTSDDDATRERAYVDAFDEQRVYGLLVSPVGEDLNRLVALRERGTPVVLVDRDGGGTPFDSVAVDDVAGGCLAVQHLCATGRRKIAFVGGPGTLRQIRDRRRGAADAVGRTPGATLEIIDTDAPSVLAGRAVGEQLRRRARQDRPDAVFCANDLLAIGVLQALSLTGDLRVPDDMALVGYDDIDFARSAVVPLTSVRQPTGEIGTTAVDLLIGAAEDATGRNPEHVVFQPELVVRDSTS